The Argentina anserina chromosome 3, drPotAnse1.1, whole genome shotgun sequence genome includes a region encoding these proteins:
- the LOC126788430 gene encoding peroxidase 19-like translates to MSSSCSSSSWFTFTSCLAIFFLLSTSASFAAKPHRQLSIDYYAKSCPQLEKLIGSITSQQFKEAPVSGPATIRLFFHDCFVEGCDASITIKSQQGSKVLAEKDAPDNKDLRVEGFESVRKAKALVESKCPGVVSCADILAIEARDYVHLAGGPYYQVKKGRWDGRISMASRVASNIPHANFTVNQLLKLFNSKGLTLEDLVVLSGAHTFGYAHCQNFVSRLYDYQGSKQPDPVMDLRLLRALRLSCPHYGGNTDIVAPFDVTTPFVFDHAYYGNLEAKLGLLASDQALALDPRTKPIVQAFAKDKAKFFQAFGVAMEKMGSIGVKRGRKHGEKRKDCSMHM, encoded by the exons atgtcttcttcttgttcttcttcttcttggtttACATTCACATCTTGTTTGGCCATTTTCTTCCTGCTTAGTACTTCTGCAAGTTTTGCAGCAAAGCCTCACCGCCAACTCTCAATTGATTACTACGCGAAATCCTGTCCCCAACTCGAGAAACTCATCGGTTCCATCACATCCCAACAGTTCAAAGAGGCACCAGTTTCTGGTCCAGCAACCATTCGCCTTTTCTTCCATGACTGCTTTGTCGAA GGCTGTGATGCATCCATAACCATCAAGTCACAACAGGGAAGCAAAGTTTTGGCAGAGAAGGATGCACCAGATAATAAGGACCTGAGGGTGGAAGGCTTTGAGAGTGTGAGGAAAGCAAAGGCTTTGGTAGAGAGCAAGTGTCCTGGTGTTGTATCCTGTGCTGACATACTTGCAATTGAAGCCAGGGATTATGTCCACTTG GCAGGAGGTCCGTACTATCAAGTTAAGAAAGGGAGGTGGGATGGAAGAATATCAATGGCCTCAAGAGTGGCTTCCAATATTCCCCATGCAAATTTCACAGTGAATCAGCTACTCAAACTCTTTAATTCAAAAGGATTAACACTTGAAGACCTTGTTGTTCTTTCTGGTGCACATACATTCGGGTATGCGCATTGCCAGAACTTTGTAAGCAGGCTCTATGATTACCAAGGCTCGAAGCAGCCTGACCCGGTTATGGACCTGAGACTTCTAAGGGCGCTAAGATTGTCATGCCCTCATTATGGTGGAAATACTGACATTGTTGCACCATTTGATGTCACTACTCCCTTTGTGTTTGATCATGCTTATTATGGTAATCTAGAGGCTAAGTTGGGATTGCTAGCTTCAGATCAAGCTTTAGCCTTGGACCCAAGAACCAAGCCCATTGTTCAAGCTTTTGCGAAAGATAAAGCCAAGTTTTTCCAAGCATTTGGGGTGGCTATGGAGAAAATGGGATCAATAGGTGTGAAGAGGGGAAGAAAGCATGGGGAGAAAAGGAAAGACTGTAGTATGCATATGTGA
- the LOC126785716 gene encoding uncharacterized protein LOC126785716, which produces MYYYCLSTLPAFATVRPKPTSLSSNRAIPIRAMKAVVQRVASASVEMEGRTISSIGPGLLILVGLRITDSGSDAEYMSLECLWFLCTCCGLTVSQFTLYGFLKGNKPDFHVAMAPDKAKPFYSSLVESFRKSYKPDAVKGETFLL; this is translated from the exons ATGTACTACTACTGCCTCTCAACGCTTCCAGCCTTTGCAACTGTACGGCCCAAACCCACATCTCTCTCTTCCAATCGAGCTATCCCCATCAGAGCCATGAAAGCCGTCGTCCAGCGAGTCGCTTCCGCCAGCGTCGAGATGGAGGGCCGCACCATCTCGTCCATTGGGCCGGGCCTTCTCATCCTCGTCGGCCTTCGGATAAC tGATTCCGGCTCCGATGCTGAGTACATGTCT TTAGAGTGTTTATGGTTTTTGTGTACTTGTTGTGGGTTGACAGTGAGTCAGTTTACATTGTATGGATTCCTGAAGGGTAACAAGCCTGATTTTCATGTGGCTATGGCGCCGGATAAAGCAAAGCCCTTTTATTCTTCCTTGGTTGAGAGTTTTAGAAAATCATACAAGCCGGATGCAGTAAAAGGTGAAACTTTCCTCCTTTAA
- the LOC126787711 gene encoding glutamate receptor 2.7-like: MSYSTAKTPQRLEVLFPLLIIYLLFYLPNTVEAEDEKYVTNIGAIIDFNSRFGKEQKAAMEIAAENFNNLSETHELIIHFQDSVRDPFRAAYAAEHLVKEEKVQVIVGMETWPAAVTVADVVKNLSGNQVPVISFAAPTIKPPLIQRRWPFLIRMGSDGAAQMACIGDIVSAYYWKRVVVIYEDDGYGGGVGRLALLSEILRNIGAKIEHRIVLPRLSESDPYWNEVEKLFELSNVTSRAFIVLQSSLPTLNGLFKVAKKMGLVGEDSAWIISESITSLLDSQGNHDMDGTLGIKTYSNTTATFQKDLRTKYSEDDYSEPGIYALRAYDIISIITQAVSAMPIKSTSTSFQELLAAKLRNFEGLSGKMQLKEGEVLLDSPRFRIINIVDGKTDKELNFWTPGFGFSNTLDEVFATNRSSDDVGKVTWPGNLTSLRPSKGWAMPTAQKPMKILLPVHHSNFVRPIAQKNSGQMKKEGKCSVASVYEGLSIELFCIVLDKLNYSLPHEFKETNDTYSDMVELVSNKTYDAVIGDMTVIATRIGKVDFTQPYLESGLSLIVPEKSNESTWLFIKPFTWQMWVATCGILVYTILIIWFLEGLSTSNPEFEGPLLNQIATATWFAFSSLFFAHREKVSSNLTRIVFLVWLSVVLILNSSYTANLSSMLTIQRLSPGITDIEMLRSSNSFVGCDRDSFVRNYLETVLNFNSSNIKEVESNLSPKDFSKDNVTLSAVFLELPYADIFMNEHCDGYTNTKATYNFGGFSFAFQKGSPIARDFSKVFLQLLQNGTVMNLHYKWLNSNPNKCQINATSTSNTLPESLKLESFWGIFVISGATSALGFLYFAILKKFQHQATASGTL; this comes from the exons ATGTCTTATTCTACAGCTAAAACACCCCAAAGACTTGAGGTTTTGTTTCCTCTGCTTATCATCTACCTGTTATTCTATCTCCCTAATACAGTTGAAGCTGAAGATGAAAAATATGTCACCAACATTGGAGCAATTATTgattttaattctcgtttcgGGAAAGAACAGAAAGCTGCTATGGAAATCGCAGCTGAAAACTTCAACAACCTGTCAGAAACTCATGAGCTGATAATTCATTTTCAAGATTCTGTTCGCGACCCCTTTCGTGCTGCCTATGCTG CTGAACATTTGGTAAAGGAAGAGAAGGTGCAAGTAATAGTTGGTATGGAGACTTGGCCGGCAGCAGTTACAGTAGCTGATGTAGTAAAAAACCTATCTGGTAATCAAGTTCCAGTCATTTCCTTTGCGGCACCAACCATAAAACCACCGCTAATACAACGCCGTTGGCCTTTCCTGATAAGAATGGGAAGCGATGGTGCTGCTCAGATGGCATGCATCGGAGATATAGTTTCAGCATACTACTGGAAAAGGGTTGTTGTAATATATGAAGATGATGGTTATGGTGGTGGTGTGGGGAGGCTAGCTCTTTTATCCGAGATTCTAAGAAATATTGGTGCAAAGATTGAGCATCGTATAGTTCTCCCACGACTTTCTGAGTCTGATCCATATTGGAATGAAGTAGAGAAGCTCTTCGAGCTCAGCAATGTAACTTCTCGGGCATTCATAGTTCTTCAATCATCTCTACCAACATTAAATGGTCTTTTCAAAGTTGCTAAGAAGATGGGACTCGTAGGAGAAGATTCAGCTTGGATAATATCGGAGAGTATTACTAGTTTGCTTGACTCTCAAGGCAACCATGATATGGATGGTACTCTGGGGATCAAGACTTATAGCAATACTACCGCCACTTTCCAGAAAGATCTCCGAACAAAGTATTCAGAAGACGATTACTCTGAGCCAGGAATCTATGCTCTTCGAGCATACGACATCATTTCAATTATTACACAGGCAGTAAGTGCAATGCCTATTAAGAGTACTAGTACTAGCTTTCAGGAGTTATTAGCTGCAAAGTTGAGAAATTTCGAGGGTTTAAGTGGGAAAATGCAGCTCAAAGAAGGTGAGGTGCTGCTGGATTCTCCAAGATTCAGGATCATAAATATTGTGGATGGGAAGACAGATAAAGAACTAAACTTCTGGACTCCGGGGTTTGGATTTTCGAATACCCTTGATGAAGTATTTGCCACAAACAGGAGTAGTGATGATGTTGGCAAAGTAACTTGGCCCGGGAATCTAACATCACTGCGCCCCTCCAAAGGCTGGGCAATGCCTACTGCTCAGAAGCCAATGAAAATTTTGCTACCTGTTCACCACTCAAACTTTGTGAGGCCTATCGCCCAGAAGAACTCAGGTCAGATGAAAAAAGAGGGCAAATGCTCAGTGGCCTCAGTGTATGAAGGTTTAAGTATTGAACTTTTCTGTATCGTGCTAGACAAGTTGAATTATTCCTTGCCACATGAATTCAAGGAGACCAATGACACTTATAGTGATATGGTAGAACTTGTCTCTAACAAG ACTTATGATGCTGTGATTGGCGATATGACTGTAATTGCGACACGAATTGGCAAAGTGGATTTCACTCAACCATATCTGGAGTCTGGTTTGTCCTTGATAGTACCAGAGAAATCTAATGAGTCTACATGGCTGTTTATAAAACCTTTCACATGGCAAATGTGGGTGGCTACTTGTGGGATCTTAGTCTACACTATCTTAATTATATGGTTCCTGGAGGGTCTTTCCACTTCCAATCCAGAATTCGAAGGTCCATTGTTGAATCAGATAGCCACAGCAACTTGGTTTGCCTTCTCATCTCTGTTCTTTGCTCACA GAGAGAAAGTCTCTAGCAACTTGACTCGAATAGTTTTCCTAGTGTGGTTATCTGTTGTATTGATCCTGAATTCTAGTTACACTGCTAATCTGTCTTCAATGCTTACCATCCAACGACTGAGCCCGGGCATCACGGATATTGAAATGTTAAGGAGTTCCAACTCATTTGTTGGTTGCGATCGCGATTCATTTGTGAGGAATTACCTGGAGACAGTTCttaatttcaattctagtaACATCAAGGAAGTAGAGAGCAACTTAAGCCCTAAGGACTTCAGCAAAGACAATGTTACATTATCTGCTGTATTTCTCGAACTCCCATATGCAGATATTTTCATGAACGAGCACTGTGATGGATATACCAACACCAAAGCCACCTACAATTTTGGAGGCTTTAGCTTT GCATTTCAGAAAGGTTCACCAATAGCGAGGGATTTCTCTAAGGTCTTTCTACAGCTATTGCAGAATGGAACTGTGATGAACCTTCATTATAAATGGTTGAACTCGAATCCCAATAAGTGTCAGATCAATGCAACTTCAACTTCCAATACTCTACCAGAAAGCTTGAAACTCGAGAGCTTTTGGGGCATCTTCGTGATATCCGGTGCTACTTCTGCTCTCGGCTTTCTATATTTTGCCATCTTGAAAAAGTTTCAACACCAAGCAACAGCATCCGGAACCCTTTGA
- the LOC126788387 gene encoding uncharacterized protein LOC126788387 produces MRRALRIISSSASNLRNSASSTSALPKHSFTTSIIRPQNPESQSLPCGFLKWGSLGSVRASSFASGFSPLKPKPLDSIIDIQRVKDRSPEDIASAWDDYHLGRGHIGASMRASLYHLLEHRAADCRYFVIPLWRGSGYVSMFAQVQMPHMIFTGLEDYKARGTQATPYFTMTYYSEFAQSKDMVLIRGDVVLPSKLNDSEAKWLLETTQTFYLTDVRFKLVEQFNKQTHDFEFKDVLQALDMPNL; encoded by the exons ATGCGAAGAGCCTTAAGAATCATTAGCTCATCAGCTTCAAACCTCCGCAACTCGGCTTCATCTACTTCTGCTTTGCCCAAACACTCCTTCACTACTTCGATAATTAGGCcccaaaacccagaaagccAATCACTTCCCTGTGGCTTTCTGAAATGGGGCTCGCTTGGTTCGGTCAGGGCCTCGAGTTTTGCTTCTGGGTTCTCGCCCTTGAAGCCCAAGCCGTTGGATTCCATCATTGACATTCAGAGAGTTAAGGATCGCTCACCTGAGGACATTGCTTCCGCTTGGGATGAT TATCACTTGGGGAGAGGACATATTGGTGCATCAATGAGAGCGAGTCTGTATCATCTGTTGGAGCATAGAGCAGCAGATTG CCGGTATTTTGTCATTCCTTTGTGGAGAGGGAGTGGTTATGTCTCAATGTTTGCTCAAG TGCAGATGCCACACATGATTTTCACTGGTCTTGAAGattataaagcaagaggaaCTCAAGCTACCCCCTACTTCACTATGACGTATTACAGTGAATTTGCACAAAGCAAGGACATGGTGCTTATCCGAGGCGATGTTGTCCTCCCCAGCAAGCTCAATGACTCAGAAGCAAAATGGCTTCTGGAGACCACCCAAACCTTCTATTTGACTGATGTTAGATTCAAGCTGGTTGAACAGttcaacaaacaaacacatgATTTCGAATTTAAAGATGTCTTGCAAGCACTGGATATGCCCAATCTGTGA
- the LOC126789211 gene encoding apoptosis inhibitor 5-like protein API5, whose amino-acid sequence MAASAADPSDEAKHIEKLYEFGERLNESKDKSQNVEDYQGIISAAKTSMKAKQLAAQLIPRFFKFFPGLSSPAIDTHLDLIEEEELGVRVQAIRGLPLFCKDTPEHISKIVDILVQLLSADEFVERDAVHKALMALLRQDVKASLTALFKHIGSVDEPSQDDVIREKVLSFIRDKVFPIKAEVLKPQEEMERHITDLIKKSLEDVTGAEFRMFMDFLKGLSIFGDKAPKERMVELLGIIEGQADLDAQFSVSDADHIDRLISCLFMALPFIVRGASSSKFLNYLNKHILPVSDKLPDERRLDLLKALAEVAPFTTPQDSRQILPSVVQLLKKNMPRRKTGEEFNFTYVECLLYTFHHLAHKVPNATNSLCGYKIVTGQPSDRLGEDFTEQYKEFTERLSYVEELTRATMKKLTQGMAEKNKAMAAAKSDEAKDSIKTEKQNTTTGLRTCNNILAMTKALHSKVPSFIGDKSINLSWKEAPKPAVTASSPATGGKRPANAGNGSGNPSKKGRGAGGLQHQLVNRAFEGISHGGRSGGTRGRGRGWGGRGRGRGYNR is encoded by the exons ATGGCGGCGTCAGCGGCTGACCCCTCCGACGAGGCAAAGCACATCGAGAAGCTATACGAGTTCGGCGAGCGTCTCAATGAGTCCAAGGACAAGTCCCAG AATGTGGAGGACTACCAGGGGATTATCAGTGCGGCGAAGACCAGCATGAAGGCCAAGCAGCTCGCTGCGCAGCTCATTCCCAGGTTCTTCAAGTTCTTCCCCGGGCTTTCGTCGCCGGCGATCGATACTCACCTTGATttgattgaagaagaagagcttGGG GTTCGAGTGCAAGCTATTCGGGGGCTTCCCCTTTTCTGCAAGGACACCCCCGAACACATCTCAAAGATTGTAGACATTCTTGTGCAACTCCTTTCAGCTG ATGAGTTTGTGGAGCGTGATGCTGTGCATAAGGCCCTTATGGCTCTTTTGAGGCAGGATGTGAAAG CTTCTTTGACGGCCTTGTTCAAGCACATTGGAAGTGTTGATGAACCAAGCCAAGATGATGTTATTCGCGAGAAAGTCCTAAGCTTCATTAGAGATAAG GTATTTCCTATTAAAGCTGAAGTTTTGAAGCCCCAGGAGGAAATGGAGAGGCATATTACTGACTTGATAAAAAAG AGCTTAGAAGATGTAACCGGAGCAGAATTTAGAATGTTCATGGACTTCTTAAAAGGTTTGAGCATCTTTGGGGACAAAGCTCCAAAAGAACGGATGGTCGAACTTCTTGGCATCATTGAAGGACAAGCTGATTTAGATGCTCAATTCAGT GTTTCAGACGCAGACCATATTGACAGGTTGATATCCTGCCTATTTATGGCTCTGCCATTTATTGTG AGAGGTGCATCAAGCAGCAAGTTCCTCAACTATCTGAACAAACACATCCTTCCTGTATCGGATAAG CTTCCTGATGAAAGAAGGCTAGATCTTCTCAAGGCTCTTGCAGAAGTTGCGCCATTCACCACACCACAAGATTCACGTCAGattcttccttctgtggttcAGCTGTTAAAG AAAAACATGCCTCGGAGAAAGACCGGAGAGGAGTTTAACTTCACTTATGTGGAATGCTTGTTGTACACATTTCACCATCTTGCTCACAAG GTTCCAAATGCTACCAACAGTTTGTGCGGTTACAAGATAGTAACCGGACAACCATCAGATAGGCTTGGTGAGGACTTTACAGAGCAGTATAAGGAATTCACAGAGAG GTTgagttacgtggaggagttaACTAGGGCTACCATGAAGAAATTAACACAGGGAATGGCCGAAAAGAACAAGGCGATGGCAGCTGCAAAATCTGATGAAGCAAAGGATAGCATT AAAACTGAAAAGCAGAATACTACAACTGGGTTGCGAACCTGCAATAATATATTGGCAATGACAAAG GCACTGCATTCGAAAGTTCCTTCATTTATTGGAGACAAGAGCATCAACCTGTCTTGGAAAGAGGCGCCAAAACCTGCTGTGACCGCAAGCTCACCTGCCACAGG TGGAAAACGACCTGCTAATGCTGGCAATGGATCTGGCAATCCTTCAAAGAAAGGCCGAGGAGCTGGTGGACTACAACATCAGCTTGTTAATAGAGCTTTTGAAGGGATATCTCATGGAGGAAGGAGTGGCGGGACAAGGGGCCGAGGCAGAGGGTGGGGAGGACGCGGAAGAGGAAGGGGTTACAACAGATAG
- the LOC126789212 gene encoding E3 ubiquitin-protein ligase At1g63170-like isoform X2 has product MFTSNQHPPPPSGSGSASSPLLPNSLTDNLIRSRRLIRQPPRPLRGAARFLRRASGRRMRLREPSVRVRESAAEQLEERQSDWAYSRPIVVLDLLWNAVLLGIGLAVLCLSYEESPEVPLRVWIGGYVLQCAVHMFCVGVECTRRRRVGEVGQAAAEEGSPRWESSSASGSDESEDYGMEQSMEYSATSFAKNLESANTMFSFIWWILGFYWVTAGGESLTTDSPQLYWITITFLALDVVFVVICVAVASLIGIAVCFCLPCIIAILYVVTDQEGATKEEIDHLPKYKFRKVTDFEKVNGEIQESFGGIITECDTDAPAEHALSQEDAECCICLCA; this is encoded by the exons ATGTTCACCTCAAACCAACACCCCCCTCCTCCCTCCGGCTCCGGCTCCGCCTCCTCGCCGCTCCTCCCCAACTCCCTCACCGACAACCTCATCCGCAGCCGCCGCCTCATCCGCCAGCCCCCTCGCCCTCTCCGCGGCGCCGCCCGCTTCCTCCGCCGCGCCAGCGGCCGCCGCATGCGCCTCCGCGAGCCCTCCGTCCGCGTCCGCGAGTCCGCCGCCGAGCAGCTGGAGGAGCGCCAGAGCGACTGGGCCTACTCCCGGCCCATCGTCGTGCTCGACCTGCTCTGGAACGCCGTGCTGCTCGGAATTGGCCTCGCCGTGCTTTGCCTCAGCTACGAGGAGAGCCCCGAGGTTCCTCTGAGGGTGTGGATCGGCGGGTACGTGCTGCAGTGCGCGGTGCATATGTTCTGTGTTGGCGTGGAGTGCACGCggcggcggcgcgtgggggagGTGGGGcaggcggcggcggaggaagGGAGTCCGAGGTGGGAGAGCTCTTCGGCTTCGGGGAGTGATGAGAGTGAAGATTATGGAATGGAACAGAGCATGGAGTATAGTGCCACAAG TTTTGCAAAGAATTTGGAGTCTGCAAACACCATGTTTTCGTTTATATGGTGGATTCTTGGGTTTTACTGGGTGACTGCCGGCGGTGAAAGTTTGACGACTGACTCTCCTCAATTATACTG GATTACTATTACTTTTCTGGCTTTGGATGTTGTTTTTGTGGTGATTTGCGTTGCCGTTGCTTCCCTCATTGGTATAGCTGTTTGCTTCTGTCTTCCGTGCATCATTGCCATCTTATATGTCGTAACAGATCAG GAAGGAGCAACTAAGGAAGAGATTGATCATTTGCCAAAGTACAAGTTTCGCAAGGTGACTGATTTTGAGAAAGTAAATGGTGAAATCCAAGAGTCTTTCGGAGGAATAATAACCGAATGTGACACTGATGCACCAGCAGAACATGCTCTCTCCCAAGAAGATGCT